From a region of the Erinaceus europaeus chromosome 14, mEriEur2.1, whole genome shotgun sequence genome:
- the GMEB2 gene encoding glucocorticoid modulatory element-binding protein 2 isoform X2 produces MEDLFCPAIALPDPGAWQSKSPPGPIVCCTMATPDVSVHMEEVVVVTTPDTVVDGSGVEEVKTVLVTTNLAPHGGDLTEDHMETENAAAAAAAAFTATSQLKEAVLVKMAEEEENLEAEIVYPITCGDSRANLIWRKFVCPGINVKCVQYDEHVISPKEFVHLAGKSTLKDWKRAIRMNGIMLRKIMDSGELDFYQHDKVCSNTCRSTKIDLSGARVSLSSPTSAEYIPLTPATADVNGSPATITIETCEDLGDWTTAIGDDTFAFWRGLKDAGLLDEVIQEFHQELIETMRGLQQRVQDPPLQLRDAVLLNNIVQNFGMLDLVKKVLASHKCQMDRSREQYARDLAALEQQCDEHRRRAKELKHKSQHLSNVLMTLTPVSLPPPMKRPRLARATSGPAAIASQVLAQSTQIALAPSMPVSQLTSVPLGKVVSSLPSPVLGKATQQAPPASSPASPLLGGYTVLASSGSSFPSAVEIHPDSSSLTVLSTAAMQDGSTLVKVVSPLQLLTLPGLGPTLQNVAQLSPGGSTVVTVPTGAVDSASIPGPEEHTATIEVAALAEGHEHK; encoded by the exons ATGGAAGATTTATTCTGCCCAGCAATTGCTCTGCCA GACCCGGGAGCCTGGCAGAGTAAGTCTCCTCCAGGCCCTATTGTCTGCTGCACCATGGCGACCCCTGATGTGAGCGTTCACATGGAGGAGGTAGTGGTGGTGACGACGCCTGACACTGTGGTGGACGGCAGCGGTGTGGAGGAGGTGAAGACCGTGCTGGTGACCACCAACCTGGCTCCTCATGG CGGCGACCTCACGGAGGATCACATGGAGACGGAAAACGCGGCTGCTGCTGCAGCAGCGGCCTTCACAGCCACCTCACAACTCAAGGAGGCAGTGCTAG TGAAGATGGCTGAAGAGGAGGAGAACCTGGAGGCCGAGATCGTGTACCCCATCACCTGTGGGGACAGCAGAGCCAACCTCATCTGGAGGAAGTTTGTGTGTCCAGGCATCAATGTGAAGTGTGTACAG TATGACGAGCATGTGATCAGCCCCAAGGAGTTTGTGCATCTAGCCGGAAAGTCCACCCTCAAGGACTGGAAGCGGGCCATTCGGATGAATGGCATCATGCTCAG GAAGATCATGGACTCCGGGGAGCTGGACTTCTACCAGCACGACAAGGTCTGTTCCAACACCTGCCGCAGCACCAAGATTGACCTCTCGGGGGCCCGCGTGTCTCTGAGCAGCCCCACCTCCGCCGAGTACATCCCGCTCACTCCTGCCACTGCCGATG TGAATGGATCTCCTGCCACTATCACCATAGAGACCTGTGAGGACCTTGGTGACTGGACTACAGCTATAGGAG ATGACACATTTGCCTTCTGGAGGGGCCTCAAGGATGCTGGCCTGCTGGACGAAGTTATCCAGGAGTTTCATCAGGAGCTGATAGAGACCATGCGAGGCCTGCAGCAGCGGGTCCAGGACCCCCCTTTGCAGCTCCGAG atGCCGTCCTCCTCAACAACATCGTGCAGAACTTTGGCATGCTGGACCTGGTGAAAAAAGTGCTGGCCAGCCACAAGTGCCAGATGGACCGCTCCCGTGAACAGTATGCCCGAGACCTCGCAG CCCTGGAGCAGCAGTGTGATGAGCATCGCCGACGCGCCAAGGAACTGAAGCACAAGTCCCAGCACCTCAGCAACGTGCTCATGACTCTCACCCCCGTCTCCCTGCCGCCCCCCATGAAGCGGCCCCGCCTGGCCCGGGCTACCTCAGGGCCAGCTGCCATTGCCTCGCAGGTGCTGGCACAGTCCACCCAGATCGCCCTGGCACCCAGCATGCCCGTCTCCCAGCTAACCAGTGTGCCACTTGGCAAGGTAGTGTCCAGCCTGCCCTCTCCCGTGCTGGGCAAGGCCACCCAACAGGCACCCCCTGCCAGCTCCCCAGCATCACCGCTGCTCGGCGGCTACACGGTGCTGGCCTCGTCAGGCTCCTCCTTTCCCAGTGCTGTGGAGATACACCCGGACTCGTCCAGCCTCACAGTGCTGAGCACGGCTGCCATGCAGGACGGCAGCACACTGGTCAAGGTGGTAAGCCCACTGCAGCTGCTCACGCTGCCTGGCCTGGGTCCCACCCTGCAGAACGTGGCCCAGTTGTCCCCCGGGGGCAGCACGGTGGTGACAGTACCCACAGGTGCTGTGGACAGTGCCAGCATTCCGGGGCCTGAGGAGCACACAGCCACCATTGAGGTGGCCGCCCTGGCGGAGGGCCATGAGCACAAGTAG
- the GMEB2 gene encoding glucocorticoid modulatory element-binding protein 2 isoform X1, with protein MEDLFCPAIALPDPGAWQSKSPPGPIVCCTMATPDVSVHMEEVVVVTTPDTVVDGSGVEEVKTVLVTTNLAPHGGDLTEDHMETENAAAAAAAAFTATSQLKEAVLVKMAEEEENLEAEIVYPITCGDSRANLIWRKFVCPGINVKCVQYDEHVISPKEFVHLAGKSTLKDWKRAIRMNGIMLRKIMDSGELDFYQHDKVCSNTCRSTKIDLSGARVSLSSPTSAEYIPLTPATADETERDGGRVGGKTFAALLHHLGNFHATVNGSPATITIETCEDLGDWTTAIGDDTFAFWRGLKDAGLLDEVIQEFHQELIETMRGLQQRVQDPPLQLRDAVLLNNIVQNFGMLDLVKKVLASHKCQMDRSREQYARDLAALEQQCDEHRRRAKELKHKSQHLSNVLMTLTPVSLPPPMKRPRLARATSGPAAIASQVLAQSTQIALAPSMPVSQLTSVPLGKVVSSLPSPVLGKATQQAPPASSPASPLLGGYTVLASSGSSFPSAVEIHPDSSSLTVLSTAAMQDGSTLVKVVSPLQLLTLPGLGPTLQNVAQLSPGGSTVVTVPTGAVDSASIPGPEEHTATIEVAALAEGHEHK; from the exons ATGGAAGATTTATTCTGCCCAGCAATTGCTCTGCCA GACCCGGGAGCCTGGCAGAGTAAGTCTCCTCCAGGCCCTATTGTCTGCTGCACCATGGCGACCCCTGATGTGAGCGTTCACATGGAGGAGGTAGTGGTGGTGACGACGCCTGACACTGTGGTGGACGGCAGCGGTGTGGAGGAGGTGAAGACCGTGCTGGTGACCACCAACCTGGCTCCTCATGG CGGCGACCTCACGGAGGATCACATGGAGACGGAAAACGCGGCTGCTGCTGCAGCAGCGGCCTTCACAGCCACCTCACAACTCAAGGAGGCAGTGCTAG TGAAGATGGCTGAAGAGGAGGAGAACCTGGAGGCCGAGATCGTGTACCCCATCACCTGTGGGGACAGCAGAGCCAACCTCATCTGGAGGAAGTTTGTGTGTCCAGGCATCAATGTGAAGTGTGTACAG TATGACGAGCATGTGATCAGCCCCAAGGAGTTTGTGCATCTAGCCGGAAAGTCCACCCTCAAGGACTGGAAGCGGGCCATTCGGATGAATGGCATCATGCTCAG GAAGATCATGGACTCCGGGGAGCTGGACTTCTACCAGCACGACAAGGTCTGTTCCAACACCTGCCGCAGCACCAAGATTGACCTCTCGGGGGCCCGCGTGTCTCTGAGCAGCCCCACCTCCGCCGAGTACATCCCGCTCACTCCTGCCACTGCCGATG agacagagagagatggtgggagagtgggaggaaagacatttgcagcactgctccaccacttgggaaacttccacgctacag TGAATGGATCTCCTGCCACTATCACCATAGAGACCTGTGAGGACCTTGGTGACTGGACTACAGCTATAGGAG ATGACACATTTGCCTTCTGGAGGGGCCTCAAGGATGCTGGCCTGCTGGACGAAGTTATCCAGGAGTTTCATCAGGAGCTGATAGAGACCATGCGAGGCCTGCAGCAGCGGGTCCAGGACCCCCCTTTGCAGCTCCGAG atGCCGTCCTCCTCAACAACATCGTGCAGAACTTTGGCATGCTGGACCTGGTGAAAAAAGTGCTGGCCAGCCACAAGTGCCAGATGGACCGCTCCCGTGAACAGTATGCCCGAGACCTCGCAG CCCTGGAGCAGCAGTGTGATGAGCATCGCCGACGCGCCAAGGAACTGAAGCACAAGTCCCAGCACCTCAGCAACGTGCTCATGACTCTCACCCCCGTCTCCCTGCCGCCCCCCATGAAGCGGCCCCGCCTGGCCCGGGCTACCTCAGGGCCAGCTGCCATTGCCTCGCAGGTGCTGGCACAGTCCACCCAGATCGCCCTGGCACCCAGCATGCCCGTCTCCCAGCTAACCAGTGTGCCACTTGGCAAGGTAGTGTCCAGCCTGCCCTCTCCCGTGCTGGGCAAGGCCACCCAACAGGCACCCCCTGCCAGCTCCCCAGCATCACCGCTGCTCGGCGGCTACACGGTGCTGGCCTCGTCAGGCTCCTCCTTTCCCAGTGCTGTGGAGATACACCCGGACTCGTCCAGCCTCACAGTGCTGAGCACGGCTGCCATGCAGGACGGCAGCACACTGGTCAAGGTGGTAAGCCCACTGCAGCTGCTCACGCTGCCTGGCCTGGGTCCCACCCTGCAGAACGTGGCCCAGTTGTCCCCCGGGGGCAGCACGGTGGTGACAGTACCCACAGGTGCTGTGGACAGTGCCAGCATTCCGGGGCCTGAGGAGCACACAGCCACCATTGAGGTGGCCGCCCTGGCGGAGGGCCATGAGCACAAGTAG
- the GMEB2 gene encoding glucocorticoid modulatory element-binding protein 2 isoform X3, which produces MATPDVSVHMEEVVVVTTPDTVVDGSGVEEVKTVLVTTNLAPHGGDLTEDHMETENAAAAAAAAFTATSQLKEAVLVKMAEEEENLEAEIVYPITCGDSRANLIWRKFVCPGINVKCVQYDEHVISPKEFVHLAGKSTLKDWKRAIRMNGIMLRKIMDSGELDFYQHDKVCSNTCRSTKIDLSGARVSLSSPTSAEYIPLTPATADETERDGGRVGGKTFAALLHHLGNFHATVNGSPATITIETCEDLGDWTTAIGDDTFAFWRGLKDAGLLDEVIQEFHQELIETMRGLQQRVQDPPLQLRDAVLLNNIVQNFGMLDLVKKVLASHKCQMDRSREQYARDLAALEQQCDEHRRRAKELKHKSQHLSNVLMTLTPVSLPPPMKRPRLARATSGPAAIASQVLAQSTQIALAPSMPVSQLTSVPLGKVVSSLPSPVLGKATQQAPPASSPASPLLGGYTVLASSGSSFPSAVEIHPDSSSLTVLSTAAMQDGSTLVKVVSPLQLLTLPGLGPTLQNVAQLSPGGSTVVTVPTGAVDSASIPGPEEHTATIEVAALAEGHEHK; this is translated from the exons ATGGCGACCCCTGATGTGAGCGTTCACATGGAGGAGGTAGTGGTGGTGACGACGCCTGACACTGTGGTGGACGGCAGCGGTGTGGAGGAGGTGAAGACCGTGCTGGTGACCACCAACCTGGCTCCTCATGG CGGCGACCTCACGGAGGATCACATGGAGACGGAAAACGCGGCTGCTGCTGCAGCAGCGGCCTTCACAGCCACCTCACAACTCAAGGAGGCAGTGCTAG TGAAGATGGCTGAAGAGGAGGAGAACCTGGAGGCCGAGATCGTGTACCCCATCACCTGTGGGGACAGCAGAGCCAACCTCATCTGGAGGAAGTTTGTGTGTCCAGGCATCAATGTGAAGTGTGTACAG TATGACGAGCATGTGATCAGCCCCAAGGAGTTTGTGCATCTAGCCGGAAAGTCCACCCTCAAGGACTGGAAGCGGGCCATTCGGATGAATGGCATCATGCTCAG GAAGATCATGGACTCCGGGGAGCTGGACTTCTACCAGCACGACAAGGTCTGTTCCAACACCTGCCGCAGCACCAAGATTGACCTCTCGGGGGCCCGCGTGTCTCTGAGCAGCCCCACCTCCGCCGAGTACATCCCGCTCACTCCTGCCACTGCCGATG agacagagagagatggtgggagagtgggaggaaagacatttgcagcactgctccaccacttgggaaacttccacgctacag TGAATGGATCTCCTGCCACTATCACCATAGAGACCTGTGAGGACCTTGGTGACTGGACTACAGCTATAGGAG ATGACACATTTGCCTTCTGGAGGGGCCTCAAGGATGCTGGCCTGCTGGACGAAGTTATCCAGGAGTTTCATCAGGAGCTGATAGAGACCATGCGAGGCCTGCAGCAGCGGGTCCAGGACCCCCCTTTGCAGCTCCGAG atGCCGTCCTCCTCAACAACATCGTGCAGAACTTTGGCATGCTGGACCTGGTGAAAAAAGTGCTGGCCAGCCACAAGTGCCAGATGGACCGCTCCCGTGAACAGTATGCCCGAGACCTCGCAG CCCTGGAGCAGCAGTGTGATGAGCATCGCCGACGCGCCAAGGAACTGAAGCACAAGTCCCAGCACCTCAGCAACGTGCTCATGACTCTCACCCCCGTCTCCCTGCCGCCCCCCATGAAGCGGCCCCGCCTGGCCCGGGCTACCTCAGGGCCAGCTGCCATTGCCTCGCAGGTGCTGGCACAGTCCACCCAGATCGCCCTGGCACCCAGCATGCCCGTCTCCCAGCTAACCAGTGTGCCACTTGGCAAGGTAGTGTCCAGCCTGCCCTCTCCCGTGCTGGGCAAGGCCACCCAACAGGCACCCCCTGCCAGCTCCCCAGCATCACCGCTGCTCGGCGGCTACACGGTGCTGGCCTCGTCAGGCTCCTCCTTTCCCAGTGCTGTGGAGATACACCCGGACTCGTCCAGCCTCACAGTGCTGAGCACGGCTGCCATGCAGGACGGCAGCACACTGGTCAAGGTGGTAAGCCCACTGCAGCTGCTCACGCTGCCTGGCCTGGGTCCCACCCTGCAGAACGTGGCCCAGTTGTCCCCCGGGGGCAGCACGGTGGTGACAGTACCCACAGGTGCTGTGGACAGTGCCAGCATTCCGGGGCCTGAGGAGCACACAGCCACCATTGAGGTGGCCGCCCTGGCGGAGGGCCATGAGCACAAGTAG